The following coding sequences are from one Sciurus carolinensis chromosome 11, mSciCar1.2, whole genome shotgun sequence window:
- the LOC124958120 gene encoding olfactory receptor 5D13-like produces MVHEVRNQSSVSTFILMGFSEFPHLQAPLFLLFISIYTVTLVGILGIILVRRLSPKLQTSMYFFLSHLSFLDICYSSVITPKVLEILVVEDRMISFNGCMTQFFLDYACVITEMFMLAVMAYDRFVAVYNHLLYTVAMSHKFCALLVAGTYIWGSLCSMTLTYSLVGLSYCGSNIINHFVYEYSAILSASCSDPSFSQMVCFIISTFNEACNLLIIMASYVFIVATVIRMPSKGDLHKAFSICTSHLTAISIFHGIILLLYCVPHDKSSWLLMKEESALNAVMIPMLNPLITKM; encoded by the coding sequence atGGTACATGAAGTCAGAAACCAGAGCTCTGTGTCCACATTTATTCTGATGGGATTCTCAGAATTCCCACACCTCCAGGCACCTCTCTTCCTGCTGTTCATCAGCATCTACACAGTCACTCTGGTGGGGATCTTGGGCATAATCCTAGTGAGAAGGCTCAGTCCCAAGCTTCAAACatccatgtactttttcctcagccacCTCTCATTTCTGGACATTTGTTACTCCAGTGTAATCACACCCAAGGTGTTAGAGATCTTGGTTGTGGAAGACAGAATGATCTCCTTCAATGGATGCATGACACAGTTTTTCTTAGACTATGCATGTGTGATTACAGAAATGTTCATGTTGGCAGTGATGGCTTATGACCGGTTTGTGGCCGTGTATAACCACCTGCTCTACACAGTTGCTATGTCTCACAAGTTCTGTGCCTTACTGGTGGCTGGAACTTACATATGGGGTAGTCTCTGCTCCATGACACTCACCTATTCTCTAGTAGGACTGTCCTATTGTGGATCTAACATCATAAATCACTTTGTCTATGAGTACTCTGCcatcctctctgcctcctgctctgACCCCTCCTTCAGCCAGATGGTGTGTTTCATCATTTCTACATTCAATGAAGCATGTAACCTGCTGATCATCATGGCCTCCTATGTCTTCATTGTTGCCACTGTCATCAGGATGCCTTCCAAGGGTGACCTCCACAAAGCCTTCTCCATCTGTACCTCTCATCTGACTGCCATCAGCATCTTCCATGGGATCATCCTGCTTCTCTACTGTGTGCCCCATGACAAAAGCTCCTGGCTCCTGATGAAAGAGGAAAGTGCACTCAATGCAGTCATGATCCCCATGCTGAATCCCCTGATCACAAAGATGTGA